Proteins encoded within one genomic window of Oncorhynchus nerka isolate Pitt River linkage group LG17, Oner_Uvic_2.0, whole genome shotgun sequence:
- the LOC115145502 gene encoding barH-like 2 homeobox protein has product MESSSGSNFGIDTILSNATNSVNTALMNGDFRLGDSRTVDFSRSQATPSPSCSDIDTVGTAPSSPISVTMEHAEPHLLQDSLPHHHHHHHHHNQPGSLQLSPQPQQLGAGAACAPRTATSSFLIKDILGDSKPLAACAPYSTSVQSPHHTPKPENARDSGDGFRPKLEQDENRSKLDKRDDMEMKCNGTKEENEREISSSRDSPQSRSKKPRKARTAFSDHQLNQLERSFERQKYLSVQDRMDLAAALNLTDTQVKTWYQNRRTKWKRQTAVGLELLAEAGNYSALQRMFPSPYFYHPSLLGTMDSTTAAAAAAAMYSSMYRTPQQPHPGLQRPLVPRVLIHGLGPGGQPALNPLGNGMPGTQHQR; this is encoded by the exons ATGGAATCCTCCAGCGGATCGAACTTTGGAATAGACACTATTTTATCCAACGCTACTAATTCTGTTAACACCGCGCTAATGAACGGAGATTTCCGCCTCGGCGACAGCAGGACAGTGGATTTCAGCCGGAGCCAGGCCACCCCGTCCCCGTCATGTTCGGACATAGACACAGTGGGAACGGCCCCCTCTTCCCCCATCTCGGTCACCATGGAGCACGCCGAGCCGCATCTGCTCCAAGACAGCCtaccacatcaccaccaccaccaccaccaccacaaccaaccAGGGAGTTTGCAACTATCGCCCCAGCCGCAGCAGCTAGGGGCCGGGGCCGCCTGTGCCCCCAGGACTGCCACCTCTTCGTTTTTAATCAAAGACATTTTAGGCGACAGCAAACCCCTGGCAGCGTGCGCACCTTACAGCACCAGCGTACAGTCACCCCATCACACCCCCAAACCTGAGAATGCCAGGGACAGTGGGGACGGCTTCAGGCCGAAGTTGGAACAAGATGAAAATAGGAGCAAGTTGGACAAAAGAGACGATATGGAAATGAAATGCAacg GAACAAAAGAAGAGAATGAACGGGAAATTTCAAGTAGCAGAGATAGTCCTCAATCACGGTCAAAAAAACCTCGTAAAGCACGGACGGCCTTTTCAGACCATCAACTCAACCAACTCGAGCGAAGCTTCGAGCGCCAAAAATACCTCAGCGTGCAGGATCGCATGGACCTCGCGGCAGCACTCAACCTGACCGACACACAGGTGAAAACCTGGTACCAAAACCGACG GACGAAGTGGAAAAGACAGACAGCGGTCGGATTAGAGCTACTGGCTGAAGCCGGAAATTATTCCGCTTTACAAAGAATGTTCCCGTCTCCCTATTTCTACCACCCGAGCTTGTTGGGCACCATGGACAGCACAACAGCAGCCGCAGCAGCCGCAGcaatgtacagcagtatgtaccggacTCCGCAGCAACCACATCCCGGTCTCCAGAGGCCTCTTGTCCCGAGAGTACTCATCCATGGCCTTGGGCCTGGGGGCCAACCGGCATTGAACCCGCTGGGTAACGGCATGCCCGGCACGCAGCATCAGCGGTAG